CTGCGCTTGCTCCTCAGCCAGGCGGAGGTGACGGTAGCGGCGGCGGTGGTGGTGGTAACACCGGTGGGACGGGCGGCACCGGTGGCGGCGGCGTGGGCGGTGGTGGCACGGGCGGTGGCGGTCCGGTGGAATCGCCCCCAGCGCCGCACGGGCCGCCCGGCTATGTCAGGCTCGCACCTTGAGCCCGGCCCGCGTCACCGCAACGTTTCGGTCGGTACCGCGTAGCGCTCCTGGTAGTTGCGCACCCGCTCCCGCACCTCGCCGGCTTGCAGGCCGGTGTCCGACCAGGTGTAGCGGCCGCGGCCGCCGTCGCCTGGATGGGCGGCGAGGAACTCACGCATCTTCTGTTCGGCGTCGGGACGCAGTTCGCGATCCAGCCTTTGGTAGATGTCCTTGATCGTGGTCCACGGGTCGTTGATGAAGTCGCTGTATTGCACGTCGATCACGCGGTCCGCCGGCACCGCGCCGCTGTCCCGCAGGGCCATCTCGCGCTCCAGGCCGACGACGATCTCCTCGTAGGACTGGGCGGCGCACTCGGCGATGCTGGACTCGTCGCTGCACATCCGGCGCAGATGGTGGGTCAGCGCGGCGATCGACGAGATGACGTTCAGCGGGTCGCGGTGAGTCTGCACGATCAACGCGTCGGGGTATTCGGCCAGCAGCGTGTCGAGCTGCCACAGGTGCGCCGGAGACTTCAGCAACCACTGGCCGGGCACCCCGGATTGCAAGTGCTGCAGGAAGATTCGGTGGTAGCGGTAGGCGCCCGCGTGGTCCGCCTCGTAGAGCAGCCAGCGGTAGTAGCTCGGCAGGCGGTACTGCACGGAGAAGATCATGCTGACGAACTCGCCCGCCGTGATGCGCACGCACTCCTGCCCGACGAGGGCGCCCATCGGATGAAAGGACAGGAATCCGGGCATGATCTGTTCGGACATGTCGATGCTGGCCTGTGTCTGCGCGATCCGCGGATCGTCGTGATAGGTCTCGGGCCGCGGGACCGGACAGGGCTCGTCGACCTCCCACGTCAACGGGGCACGCAGGTCGGGGTCCTGGGCGAGCAGGTCGTAGAGGATCGTGGTGCCGGTGCGCGGCTGACCCACGATAAAGATCGGCGCCGCAATCGGTTTGGCGCCGATTTCGGGATGCTGCTTGCGCCAGGCGATCACGCCCAGCCGATTCTTCAGGGCGCGCATGATGTCGAGGTGGGCGATCTCGACGCCGATGTCCGACAGCCGCGCGTCGTTGATCAGCCCGTCGGTGAGGCGGTGCAGCCCGGGCCGCCACCCTTCGGGGCCGAAGTCGTCGCTGCCCGCCTCCTCGCAGGCGGCGGCTATCAGCCGCTCGGGGGCGAATCGATCGTGCAGCATCACACCGGCTCCTCTCCTCGGCGCACCGACACCGTCACGTCGGGCGGGCTGGGGTTGTCCAGCCAGCGCAGGGTGACGAAGCCACGATGGCGGCCACCGGTGTCGAGCCAGTGGCCGATTCCGAAATCCCTGGCGGAGATGGCGATCCGCACCCGGCCGTCGGCGTCGGGCGCGACGCCACGGTTGGTCACCGAGCTGTGCCGGACGCGCGGTTCCAGGCACTCGTGCCAGATGCTTTCCAGCGTGACGTTCCAGTACCGGGTGTCGGGGGGAGCGATGTCGAGCACGAGCGCCTCGTGGGGCTCGAGCCGGTAGGTCCCGATCATGTACAGGTTGTCCGGGGTGGTGTCGGCGGCGCCCAGGTTGGCGGCCTCGGCGGTCAGCAACGTGTTGGGCATGTCGAGCAGTTCCGGCTTGATGGTGCGGTGCAGCGTCGCCAGCTTCATCAGCGACCAGGCCATCGCGGTGAATTGATTGGCGAGCTCGCCATCCGTCAGCGACCTCAGCGGACCGGGGTCCAGCGCCTCGATCCGCAGCGTGGCGAGCTCTTCGTGCCCGCGATCGCCGATGTACTCGCGGACCACCACCGACGAGGCGTCGTCGGGAATCGGCACCCACTGCGCGCCGGCCAGGTCGTCGGGCTCGCTCGCCGACAGCACGAGGGCGAATTCCCCTGAGTCCAGCACTAAGTCGACGTCGCTGACGTATCCCGCCATGCGCCGCGGCGTGAGTCCCGTCCCGGCCAGGATCTGCAAGCCGAGGTAGGCGCTGGTTCCGCGGGAGCCGGTGATCCGGTAGCGACGGTCCCCACGAATCATCGCGAGGTAATAGTTGCCGTCGGGATTGGGACCGCCGACCATGCGGTTTTCCGAACACATATCGAAGAAGCAGGGGCGTTCGGCGTCGGCCTCCACCGACATCTGGGCGCACAGCGACGAGACCCGGGCGATGAGCCGCAGCCCTTCGAGCAACTCGCGCTCGGACTCGGCGTCCTCGCTGACGACCTTCGTGACATCCGTGATCATCTGCTGAAAGAACTGCCATGCGGCGCGCGCGTTCGGGGCCGGCCGATCCGACGAATCGACGGATTGAGACATAGTCTCATGCTAAGACTATGTCTTACGATTTAGGCATCGTTTCGCGAGAAAAGGGCGGGGGAATGGCTGCCACCACGTCGTTGGCCGAACGGAAGCGGACGGCGATGCGTCAGCGCATCGCCGGCGCGGCCGCTCAGCTGGTCGTCGACCGCGGTTTGGCGGGCACGACCGTGGACCGCATCGCCGACGCAGCCGACATCGGCCGGGCGACCTTCTTCCGATACTTCAATTCCAAGGAAGACGCCGTCGCCGAGGGCATGACCGTGCACTGGCTCAACCGGATCACCGCCGCCCTGGCGGCCCAGCCCGAGCGCCTGAGCGCCACCGACGCAGTCACCGGCGCCTTCGGGGAGCTCGCCCGCGGGTTCGCCGACATCGAGCAACAGATTCGCGAATTGGCCGTCCTGACAAGGTCTTCCGACACCCTGGAGGCGTGGACACTGCACATCTATGTGCGGTACGAACTGGCGATCGCCGACCTCATCGCGCCGCGGCTGCCGCGGCTGACCGCCCAGGACCCCAGGCCCCGCCTGATCGGTGCGCTGGCGATGGCGGTCGTGCGCATCGCCCTGGACGATTGGCTCAGCCACGGGGGATCCCTGCCGGACCGCGTGGGTCAGGGCCTGGCGGCGATCACGGTCGGGTGATCGTCCGGTATCAGCCTCGGAGCGCCTCGACGATGAGCCGCGTCGTGCGTTCGGCTCGCCGCCGCGAATAGGGCTGTGCGCCGGACAGGATCGGATACACCACGCCGCCGACGATCGCGTCCGCGGCGGATTCGGCGGTGGTAGCGGCGATGCCGTCGGCGAGCAGCCGGTCCCGCACGCTGTCGTGCAACGGCGCGCTGAACCCGGCCCGCAGCCGGACGGCGGTGTCCTCGTGCTCCATGCAGGCCACGGTCAACGTCCGCAACATGGCGGAGCCGCGCTCGGTCGTCAGGCTGGTGACCAGCTTGCCCACCCAGCCCACCAGGTCGGCGGCCAGGTCGTCGGTGTGGGATGCCGACGCCAGCAGCTTGTCGGCGTCCTCGAGCATGACGTCGGCGACCAGCGCGGGGCGGCTGGGCCACCACCGGTAGATGGTCTGCTTGCCCACCCCCGCCCGGGCGGCGACCGCCTCGATGGTCAGGCCGTCGAACCCACGCTCGAGAAGCAGTTCGCGGGTGGCGGTGACGATCGCCGTGCGCGATTTCTCGCTTCGGCGCCTCGGCGCGCTCACCTGGGTGAGATCGCGTGGCATCTGGTGATCCTCACTGCCGCGGGGTGGCCCGCTTTACATCGCCTGACTACCCCCGGTAGTCTGCCACAAGACGAGACGGTTCGTCTTGTAAGGGCACCGAAGTCGAAGGGTAACAGTCCGTGCGGCCAACCATAGCCACCTCTCGGCCGTCATCGTGACCCTGGGACTGAGCCCGGAGCAACAGGAACTCAGCGACGCCGTCGGGCAGTTCGCCGGCCGGCACGCCCCCATCGCCGCCACCCGCGACAGCTTCGACGACCTCGCTGTGGGGCGCCGGCCCGCGTGGTGGGATGCCCTCGTCGCCAACGGCTTTCACGCGGTGCACCTGCCCGAAAACCTGGGCGGACAGGGCGGCCGGCTGATCGACGCCGCCTGCGTCCTGGAGGCGGCGGGCAAGGCGCTGCTGCCCGGGCCCCTGCTGCCGACCGTCGCCGCGGGAGCCGTCGCCCTGTTGGCGGACGCGACACCGGCCGCCGAAGCGCTCGTGCGCGGCCTGGCCGCCGGCCGCACCGCGGCGGTCGTGCTTGCCGACGACGGCGACTTCGGCGCGCGCGCCGACGGCGGCGGATGGACGGTCACCGGCGCGTCGGAGGTCACCGCGGGCGTGTGCGCGGCGCGCACGATCCTCGTCGCCGCGCGCACGGAGGACGACGCCGTGGTCTGGGTGGTCGTCGACACCGAACACCCCACGGCGACAACCGAACCCATAAACGGCACCGACCTGGTGTCCGACGCCGGCATCTTGCGGCTCGATGACTACCCCGCGGACGGCTCCGAGGTGCTCACCGGCATCGACCCCGAGCGCGCGCGGTGCGTCACGCTGGGCCTGCTGGCCAGTTCGACGGCCGGCATCGTGCAGTGGTGCGTCGAAGCGGTCACGGCGCACCTGCGCATCCGCGAACAGTTCGGCAAGGTGATCGGCACCTTCCAGGCGTTGCAGCACAACGCCGCGATGCTGCTGGTCAGCAGCGAGCTGGCCACCGCCGCGGCCTGGGATGCCGTGCGCGCTGCCGACGAGCCGATCGACCAGCACCGCATGGCCGCCGCAGCCGCGGCGGTGATGGCGGTCGCCCCGGTGCCCGATCTCGCCCTCGACGCGTTGACCATGTTCGGCGCCATCGGCTACACCTGGGAACACGATCTGCACCTGTACTGGCGTCGGGCGATCAGTCTCGCCGCCTCGATCGGTCCTGCGAATCGCTGGGCCCGGCGCCTGGGGCAGCTGACCTGCACCCAGCAACGCGACATGTCGGTCGACCTCGGCGACGCGGAGTCGGAATTCCGGTCCTGGGTGGCCGAGACCCTCGACGCCGCAATGCAGTTGCGCAACGACCAACCGGCGCCGCACGGCGACTATCCGGACCAGGCCTCCGGGCCCCTGCGCACATTGATGGCCGATGCCGGCCTGATCGCGCCGCACTGGCCGGCGCCGTGGGGCGTCGATGCGGGTCCCCTCAAACAGCTCATCATCGACGAAGAGTTCGCCAAGCGACCCGGGCTGGTCCGGCCCTCGCTGAACATCGCCGAGTGGATCCTGCCCTCGGTGCTGGCCGCCGCATCAAAAGACCTGCAAGAAAAGCTGATTCCGCCGACCCAACGCGGGGAAATTCGTTGGTGCCAGCTGTTCAGTGAGCCGGG
This genomic interval from Mycobacterium sp. SMC-2 contains the following:
- a CDS encoding sulfotransferase, translated to MMLHDRFAPERLIAAACEEAGSDDFGPEGWRPGLHRLTDGLINDARLSDIGVEIAHLDIMRALKNRLGVIAWRKQHPEIGAKPIAAPIFIVGQPRTGTTILYDLLAQDPDLRAPLTWEVDEPCPVPRPETYHDDPRIAQTQASIDMSEQIMPGFLSFHPMGALVGQECVRITAGEFVSMIFSVQYRLPSYYRWLLYEADHAGAYRYHRIFLQHLQSGVPGQWLLKSPAHLWQLDTLLAEYPDALIVQTHRDPLNVISSIAALTHHLRRMCSDESSIAECAAQSYEEIVVGLEREMALRDSGAVPADRVIDVQYSDFINDPWTTIKDIYQRLDRELRPDAEQKMREFLAAHPGDGGRGRYTWSDTGLQAGEVRERVRNYQERYAVPTETLR
- a CDS encoding DUF1214 domain-containing protein, whose amino-acid sequence is MSQSVDSSDRPAPNARAAWQFFQQMITDVTKVVSEDAESERELLEGLRLIARVSSLCAQMSVEADAERPCFFDMCSENRMVGGPNPDGNYYLAMIRGDRRYRITGSRGTSAYLGLQILAGTGLTPRRMAGYVSDVDLVLDSGEFALVLSASEPDDLAGAQWVPIPDDASSVVVREYIGDRGHEELATLRIEALDPGPLRSLTDGELANQFTAMAWSLMKLATLHRTIKPELLDMPNTLLTAEAANLGAADTTPDNLYMIGTYRLEPHEALVLDIAPPDTRYWNVTLESIWHECLEPRVRHSSVTNRGVAPDADGRVRIAISARDFGIGHWLDTGGRHRGFVTLRWLDNPSPPDVTVSVRRGEEPV
- a CDS encoding TetR family transcriptional regulator, with the translated sequence MAATTSLAERKRTAMRQRIAGAAAQLVVDRGLAGTTVDRIADAADIGRATFFRYFNSKEDAVAEGMTVHWLNRITAALAAQPERLSATDAVTGAFGELARGFADIEQQIRELAVLTRSSDTLEAWTLHIYVRYELAIADLIAPRLPRLTAQDPRPRLIGALAMAVVRIALDDWLSHGGSLPDRVGQGLAAITVG
- a CDS encoding TetR/AcrR family transcriptional regulator, which gives rise to MPRDLTQVSAPRRRSEKSRTAIVTATRELLLERGFDGLTIEAVAARAGVGKQTIYRWWPSRPALVADVMLEDADKLLASASHTDDLAADLVGWVGKLVTSLTTERGSAMLRTLTVACMEHEDTAVRLRAGFSAPLHDSVRDRLLADGIAATTAESAADAIVGGVVYPILSGAQPYSRRRAERTTRLIVEALRG
- a CDS encoding acyl-CoA dehydrogenase — protein: MTLGLSPEQQELSDAVGQFAGRHAPIAATRDSFDDLAVGRRPAWWDALVANGFHAVHLPENLGGQGGRLIDAACVLEAAGKALLPGPLLPTVAAGAVALLADATPAAEALVRGLAAGRTAAVVLADDGDFGARADGGGWTVTGASEVTAGVCAARTILVAARTEDDAVVWVVVDTEHPTATTEPINGTDLVSDAGILRLDDYPADGSEVLTGIDPERARCVTLGLLASSTAGIVQWCVEAVTAHLRIREQFGKVIGTFQALQHNAAMLLVSSELATAAAWDAVRAADEPIDQHRMAAAAAAVMAVAPVPDLALDALTMFGAIGYTWEHDLHLYWRRAISLAASIGPANRWARRLGQLTCTQQRDMSVDLGDAESEFRSWVAETLDAAMQLRNDQPAPHGDYPDQASGPLRTLMADAGLIAPHWPAPWGVDAGPLKQLIIDEEFAKRPGLVRPSLNIAEWILPSVLAAASKDLQEKLIPPTQRGEIRWCQLFSEPGAGSDLASLATRATKVDGGWRINGHKIWTSLAQYADLGALLARTDPEASKHRGIGYFILDMRSPGIEIQPIKTATGQAHFNEVFLNDVFVSDEMLLGAPSDGWNLAIATMAEERSAISGYVKFDRAAALRRLAAEPGPDRDDALRALGELDAYANAIKALGVRETIRLLGGEASGPASSIAKVAMNVLLRRTFDATLRLSGRVAMVADSDPGIVESYLHVPAELIGGGTLEIQLNIIAQMILGLPRK